A genomic stretch from Solanum stenotomum isolate F172 chromosome 8, ASM1918654v1, whole genome shotgun sequence includes:
- the LOC125872392 gene encoding kinesin-like protein KIN-14I: MAADGALSFSVASVVEDVLQQHGSRSRNLDLDARRAEEAATRRYEAAAWLRKVVGFVGAKDLPAEPSEEDFRLGLRSGIILCNVLNKMQPGAVSKVVESPVDSALIPDGAALSAYQYFENVRNFLVAAQELGIPSFEASDLEQGGKSSRVVSCVLGLKAYSEWKQTGGTGVWKFGGNVKSTTSAKQFVRKNSEPFSSSLSRSMSMNEKSTNGVCTEAESNKMSSSSLSNLVRAILIDKKPEEVPNLVESVLNKVVEEFEQRITSQIQLNKAITPKDSAVSCGNKFLQKHSSASTKTDQRTVTLMKEENRIVNEELQRRHMMQNTFVDQQQRDIKDLKQTLLTTKAGMQFMQMKFHEEMQNIGMHVHGLAHAASGYHRVLEENRRLYNQVQDLKGSIRVYCRVRPFLPGQSSYISNVDHIDDGSITIGVPSKNGKGRKSFNFNKVFGPSVTQGEVFSDTQQLIRSVLDGYNVCIFAYGQTGSGKTYTMTGPKDLTEQSQGVNYRALGDLFLLAEQRKDTFLYDVSVQMIEIYNEQVRDLLVSDGVHKRLEIRSASQGLTVPDASLVRVASTSDVIDLMNLGQRNRAVSATALNDRSSRSHSCLTVHVQGRDLTSGAILRGCMHLVDLAGSERVDKSEVTGDRLKEAQHINKSLSALGDVISALAQKNAHVPYRNSKLTQLLQDSLGGQAKTLMFVHISPEPDAIGETISTLKFAERVSTVELGAARVHKDTTDVKELKEQIASLKAALARKETEPVSMSYKVTSSPCGLQSSPFQSNLQGREMLGNSNIQRRPVEDVGNREVSSNSASRQRRQSFDLDELLGNSSPWPPVSSPSENYVEDDNNMSSGEWVDKVMVNKQEAARGVGNLFGCWESEKGNGSDVLYEKYLSDSSKVYQEKTSNLFQMSNHFDITATEDLDEFDATTSDSSEPDLLWQFNNSKVNTFPSSGNGSKIQKPNTKPGKIAESRNVVHKVGPPLSRQTSGISHNQRNGRQAMTAEMKRKSGSRK, from the exons ATGGCAGCTGATGGTGCATTGTCTTTCTCTGTGGCATCTGTGGTGGAAGATGTTCTTCAGCAGCATGGAAGTAGATCAAGAAATCTTGATTTGGATGCCCGACGAGCAGAGGAAGCAG CAACAAGGAGGTATGAAGCAGCAGCGTGGCTGAGAAAGGTGGTGGGATTTGTGGGAGCAAAAGATTTACCAGCTGAGCCTTCTGAGGAAGACTTCAGGCTTGGCTTAAGGAGTGGAATAATTCTTTGCAATGTACTTAATAAAATGCAGCCTGGAGCTGTGTCCAAG GTTGTTGAAAGTCCGGTTGACTCTGCACTTATTCCTGATGGAGCAGCCTTGTCTGCATACCAATACTTTGAGAACGTCCGTAATTTTTTGGTTGCTGcacaagagttggggattcctTCTTTTGAGGCATCTGATTTGGAACAG GGTGGAAAATCGTCAAGGGTTGTCAGCTGTGTTTTGGGACTTAAAGCCTACAGCGAGTGGAAACAGACAGGTGGGACTGGAGTATGGAAATTTGGTGGAAATGTAAAATCCACAACATCAGCAAAACAATTTGTACGCAAAAATTCTGAGCCATTCTCAAGTTCTCTCTCAAGGAGTATGTCAATGAATGAAAAATCCACGAATGGTGTATGCACTGAGGCTGAAAGTAACAAAATG TCCAGCTCTTCCTTAAGCAACCTTGTTCGTGCAATTCTGATTGATAAGAAGCCTGAAGAAGTTCCTAAT CTTGTGGAGTCAGTGCTGAATAAGGTTGTTGAGGAGTTTGAGCAGCGGATTACAAGCCAAATTCAATTG AACAAAGCAATAACTCCAAAGGACTCGGCAGTTTCCTGTGGTAACAAGTTCCTTCAGAAACATTCTTCGGCCAGCACAAAG ACTGACCAAAGAACCGTAACACTGATGAAAGAAGAGAATCGCATCGTCAATGAGGAACTTCAAAGAAGGCACATGATGCAGAACACATTTGTTGACCAACAGCAACGAGACATCAAG GACCTGAAGCAAACTCTTTTGACTACGAAAGCGGGTATGCAGTTCATGCAAATGAAGTTTCACGAGGAAATGCAAAATATTG GCATGCACGTACATGGCCTAGCACACGCAGCTTCTGGTTATCATAGAGTTCTTGAAGAAAATCGCAGGCTTTACAATCAAGTGCAAGACCTTAAAG GAAGCATAAGGGTTTATTGTCGAGTAAGACCCTTTTTGCCTGGGCAATCAAGTTATATCAGTAATGTGGATCATATAGACGATGGTAGCATTACAATAGGTGTTCCATCAAAGAATGGGAAAGGACGCAAGTCTTTCAATTTCAATAAAGTATTTGGACCCTCCGTAACTCAAG GAGAGGTGTTTTCAGACACACAGCAACTGATTAGATCAGTTCTGGATGGGTACAATGTGTGCATTTTTGCTTATGGTCAAACTGGATCAGGAAAAACCTACACAATg ACGGGGCCTAAGGATCTTACAGAACAAAGCCAAGGGGTGAACTACAGGGCATTAGGCGATTTGTTCCTTCTTGCAGAGCAAAGAAAGGACACCTTCCTCTATGATGTGTCTGTGCAAATGATTGAGATATATAACGAGCAAGTCAGGGATCTCCTTGTTTCTGATGGTGTACACAAAAG ATTAGAAATTCGTAGTGCTTCTCAAGGACTAACAGTACCAGATGCAAGTCTGGTTCGTGTGGCTTCAACTTCCGACGTCATTGATTTGATGAATCTTGGACAAAGGAATCGTGCAGTGAGTGCAACAGCACTCAATGACCGCAGTAGCCGCTCTCACAG TTGCCTAACTGTTCATGTCCAAGGAAGAGACTTGACTTCTGGAGCCATTCTTCGAGGCTGTATGCATTTGGTTGATCTTGCTGGAAGTGAGAGAGTAGATAAATCTGAAGTAACAGGAGATAGACTTAAAGAGGCACAGCACATTAACAAGTCTCTCTCAGCATTAGGTGATGTAATCTCTGCCCTGGCGCAAAAGAACGCACATGTTCCATATCGTAACAGCAAACTTACACAACTACTTCAAGACTCACTAG GTGGGCAAGCCAAAACATTGATGTTTGTTCACATAAGTCCTGAACCTGATGCCATAGGAGAAACAATTAGCACACTTAAATTTGCAGAACGTGTTTCTACTGTTGAACTTGGTGCTGCCCGAGTACATAAAGACACTACAGATGTCAAAGAGCTCAAAGAACAG ATTGCTAGTCTGAAAGCTGCCTTGGCAAGAAAAGAGACGGAACCGGTCTCCATGAGTTATAAGGTTACTAGCAGTCCATGTGGCTTGCAGTCATCACCTTTTCAATCTAATCTACAAGGGAGAGAGATGTTGGGGAATTCAAACATCCAGAGGAGACCAGTGGAAGATGTAGGCAACAGAGAG GTCTCTAGTAATTCTGCATCCAGACAAAGGAGGCAAAGCTTTGATCTTGATGAGTTATTAGGAAATTCCTCTCCCTGGCCACCTGTTAGCAGTCCTTCCGAAAACTATGTAGAAGATGATAATAACATGAGCTCAGGTGAGTGGGTAGACAAGGTCATGGTGAACAAACAGGAAGCTGCCCGTGGAGTTGGAAACCTGTTTGGATGTTGGGAATCCGAAAAAGGCAATGGCTCGGATGTACTTTATGAGAAATATCTTTCAGATTCATCTAAAGTATACCAAGAAAAAACAAGTAATCTTTTCCAAATGAGCAATCACTTTGACATCACTGCTACTGAAGATTTAGATGAGTTTGATGCCACTACCAGTGATTCGTCGGAACCAGATTTGCTTTGGCAATTCAATAATTCAAAAGTTAACACTTTCCCTAGTAGTGGGAATGGCTCAAAGATACAAAAACCAAATACAAAACCGGGAAAGATCGCAGAATCAAG GAATGTGGTTCATAAAGTAGGGCCTCCATTATCACGACAGACAAGTGGAATTAGCCACAATCAGCGGAATGGCAGACAGGCAATGACTGCTGAAATGAAGCGAAAATCTGGAAGCAGGAAGTAG